From Anopheles coluzzii chromosome 3, AcolN3, whole genome shotgun sequence, the proteins below share one genomic window:
- the LOC125907474 gene encoding uncharacterized protein K02A2.6-like translates to MRTVTVNVYNVQQARKFVNIFINSNRVRLQLDTGSDITVIRREMWQQLGKPTLKPVTVHAKTASGSRLELDGEFEAQITIGDRTRSAVIRVMDSALHLLGADMIATFELGPVPMDQFCNKVEAEGVKWESRFPALFKGNGLCTKANVQIQLKPNHRSVFCPKRPVAYAMRATVDKELDRLEDLGVITPVDYSDWAAPIVVVRKQNGSVRICGDYSTGLNAALLSYEYPLPLPEDIFAKLAQCKYFSKIDLTDAFLQVQIKEEYRPLLTINTHRGLYHYNRLPPGIKIAPAAFQQLIDAMLSGLKCTSGYMDDVVVGDKTEREHDENLLNLFRRIKEYGFTIRAEKCSFKMPRIEYLGFVIDRQGLRPNPAKIDAILKMPAPTNVSEVRSFLGAVNYYGKFVPKMRELRYPLDALLKNDTKLQKPRKCF, encoded by the coding sequence ATGCGTACGGTGACGGTCAATGTTTATAATGTCCAGCAAGCTAGAAAAtttgttaacattttcatcaacagtAACAGGGTCCGCCTGCAGCTTGACACTGGTTCGGATATAACAGTAATCAGACGAGAAATGTGGCAGCAGCTGGGTAAGCCAACACTGAAGCCGGTAACAGTCCACGCAAAAACAGCATCTGGGTCCCGCCTTGAATTGGATGGTGAATTCGAGGCACAGATAACGATCGGTGACAGAACGCGGTCTGCTGTTATACGCGTTATGGACTCGGCCTTGCATCTTTTGGGGGCCGATATGATAGCAACGTTCGAGCTCGGTCCCGTCCCCATGGACCAGTTTTGCAACAAGGTGGAAGCAGAGGGAGTGAAATGGGAGAGCCGATTCCCTGCATTGTTTAAAGGCAACGGATTGTGCACCAAGGCGAATGTACAGATTCAGCTCAAGCCAAATCACCGTTCTGTGTTTTGTCCTAAGCGCCCGGTAGCGTACGCGATGCGAGCAACGGTGGACAAGGAGCTCGATCGCTTAGAGGATCTAGGGGTGATTACTCCGGTGGATTATTCGGACTGGGCGGCCCCAATTGTGGTGGTGAGGAAGCAGAACGGCAGCGTGCGAATTTGTGGAGATTATTCAACTGGGTTGAATGCAGCTCTTCTATCGTACGAATATCCACTCCCACTCCCAGAGgatatttttgcaaaactggCACAATGCaagtatttttcaaaaattgatCTAACGGATGCATTcttgcaggtacaaattaaagAGGAATATCGTCCACTCCTGACGATTAACACGCATCGCGGATTGTACCATTACAACCGTCTACCGCCTGGCATTAAAATTGCTCCAGCCGCGTTCCAGCAACTCATCGATGCAATGCTCTCCGGCCTAAAATGTACATCTGGGTATATGGATGATGTAGTTGTTGGTGACAAAACAGAACGCGAGCACGATGAGAATTTGCTCAACCTTTTCCGGCGCATAAAGGAGTACGGATTTACAATCCGAGCGGAAAAGTGTTCGTTTAAAATGCCAAGGATAGAGTACCTGGGTTTTGTTATCGACAGACAGGGTCTCAGACCAAACCCAGCGAAAATAGATGCGATCCTGAAGATGCCAGCACCGACGAACGTTAGTGAGGTTCGGTCTTTTCTGGGTGCTGTGAATTATtacggcaaatttgtaccAAAGATGCGAGAATTGCGATACCCGCTGGATGCATTGCTCAAAAACGACACCAAATTGCAAAAACCGCGCAAATGCTTTTAA